In the Euphorbia lathyris chromosome 5, ddEupLath1.1, whole genome shotgun sequence genome, one interval contains:
- the LOC136231226 gene encoding uncharacterized protein, translated as MSALFNFHSFLTVVLLGICTCTYVKMHFPAILEQRTGFRGFFWKAARIGERLSPWVAVGCFTMGMSIIFF; from the exons ATG TCTGCACTCTTTAATTTTCATTCGTTTCTTACGGTTGTCCTATTGGGAATATGTACTTGCACTTATGTGAAGATGCACTTTCCGGCAATCCTAGAACAGAGAACAGG GTTTCGTGGGTTTTTTTGGAAGGCGGCAAGAATAG GTGAGCGTTTGAGCCCTTGGGTGGCTGTAGGGTGCTTCACAATGGGCATGTCAATAATATTTTTCTGA